DNA from Rhodopirellula bahusiensis:
CGGACCGGCCATGCGAGAGTATCGATCGATGTCGAGTGTGTTGATCACGACGGCGATCGCCCAACCGCGACGAGACAGTCCGACCAAGGCCGCGATGTCGGCTTCGGTGGCTTGTTGCAACATCACCAACATGGTTGTCTCGCTGGAAAGTTGCGACTCGGTTTCGACCAGGAACTCGGCCAGCGTCAAACCATCGGTTCGTTCCAGTCGAGCTAGCGTGCGGAACATCTCTTTCAGGTGAACCGGTCCGCGATCAACATCCACGAGCACCGGTCGCAATCGCTCATTAAGTTGTTTGAGCGAGGCTGCTTTCACGGATGCATCACGTACGCGATGGTCGCCGCGAAAGCCCTCGGTGCGGATCCGGTCCGCTGCGTCGCGTCCGTTGGTGGCCAATCCAAAGGGTTCGCCAGCGTCGTGCAGTGCCGCGGCGATGGAAGCCGCGGTGGTGATCGTCAGATCGCTTCGCAGTGGTTCGTGTTGATCGGGATTGGTATCGACATGCAAGTCCAGAATGATCGTCGCACCGGCGACCGAGGAGGGCTCGTAGACTTTGCTGTGCAGGATCCCGGTTCGAGCGGTCGCGGCCCAATGAACGCTACGCAGAGGATCGCCGATCTGCCATTGCCGGATACCTCGCAGTCGCGTGGGATCGGTCATGGAAGAGGCTCGGATTTTAATTTCACCGATCGGGCGACGCGAACCGATTTCGTAAGTCGACAGCAGTTGGACTTTCGGAAGCACGGTCACGAACATCGGTCGAGCTCCCAATCGATAACGGCGAAACATGCCGACGGGGTCGCCGGTTTCCAGAACCGTTGGACCGATTTGAAAGTAGCCTCGACGGTGGCAACGTACCGAGTATTCGATTCGTTTGGTCTGGCCGGGCAACAACGCCATGACAGCCAAACGGGCGCCTTCGATGGGGAGCGGCGTGGTGCGTGGATCGATTGCCATGCCGTCGGCTTGGCGGGCTTGTTGTGTGGCGGCGCGAGGGATCAGGTCTTCGGCCAGGACCCAGGCAACGGGCAGTTTGCCTTGGTTGGTGACTTCGACCGTGACCGGAACCAGTGATCCAATCACGACCTCGAGGTCACGGCCTTCTTCGGGTGAGTCCAAGCGAACGGCAACGACTCCCGCGGACCACTGGGTGGCGACCCAGTTGCCGATTGCGACGACCGCGGCCACGGTGATCGCGGCGGTCATCCACAACCCAGCACCGGCGACCATACCCAGAATGACAACGATCGCGCACACGACGATGATTGTCAGCCAACGCGAAGGAGCGGGCGGATCGGATGGCGATTCCGATGCGTTGCCGTTGTCCGTCATGATGAGATTGTGGGCACCGCGATTTCACTGAGGATTTCCTCGAGCACCTTTTCCGTGGTCAGCTTCCGAAGTCGACTTTCCGGTCGCAGGATCAAACGGTGGTTCATCACGGGAGCGATGATTTTCTTGACGTCGTCGGGGGTCACAAACGTTCGGCCGCGAATGGCCGCCATCGCTTGACTGCATCGGAACAAGGCGATCGTCGCGCGAGGGCTGCCTCCGAGAGCCAAGTTTTCGTTGTGCCGAGTTTGGTGAACGATTTGAAGCAGATAGTGGCGGACTCGCGGGTCGACGTGAACGGATCGAATCGCTTGTTGAGCCGCGACCAATTGTTCGGCGGTTGCGACCGCGGACATCGAATCAACCGGATGTTTGAACTGCAGCAAATCCAGCATCCGCAGCTCTTCTTCGATGGATGGGTAACCCAACGAGAAACGCATGAGGAAACGGTCGAGTTGGGCTTCGGGCAGCGGGAAGGTGCCTTCGTGATCGACGGGGTTTTGAGTGGCGATGACGAGGAACGGAGGATTTAGCGTGTAGGATTTCCCGTCGACCGTGACGCGGGCTTCCGCCATCGCTTCGAGCAACGAGGCCTGGGTTCGCGGCGTGGCTCGGTTGATTTCATCGGCGAGCAGAATCTGCGTGAACACCGGGCCGGGGCGGAATTCAAACTCGGAGTTTTTCTGGTTGAAGATCGATGTGCCGGTGACATCGGTGGGTAACAAATCGGGAGTGCACTGGACTCGTTTGAAGTGACAACCGAGGCTTTTCGCGAGGGCTCGGGCGAGCATCGTTTTGGCCACACCGGGAACGTCTTCGAGAAGAATGTGTCCTCCGCTGAGCCAAGCGACCATCGAAAGGACGAGCTGTTTGCGTTTGCCCACGATCGCATTTTCGACGTTGCCGATGACGCGTTTGGAAAGTTCCGCGACGGCCGAAACATCAGCGGGAGCGTTGTTCGCCGATTTCGGAGCGGACGTTTTCGAGGCGGTTGGCGGTTGAGGGCTGGCGTCGCCACGAGGAGCGGCTGGCGGGGTCGCTTTGGAATTCAAGGGCAAACGCTCCGGTGACGGATGACTCCGATTGAAAAGGTTGCGTGGCGGAACGGAGCCGCGACGCGATGTATCATGATAGCCGGGAATTTCGATCGCCGTGACGGTTTGCTGGGTTGCGAAACGGTCGGTGAATCAGGTGGGCCTCCGGCAGGGTTGATTCTCCGAAAGAATTGGTTGGGCCGGATGGGTGGATCGTGCGGAAAAAACTCTCTTGCGGGGCGAGCAACCCAAAACCGAGCCTGTGACGTATAATGAAGGGATTCACAATTGAACGTGAATCAAAACTCATTTTCTGTTTGCGGGGGTGTGAATGAGCCATGGTCGACGCTGGCATGATCCCAACAGTCTTGGTGACCGACGACGACGCCGATTTTCGCGGCGTGGTTTGCGAGGCTCTTGTGCGCCGTGGCGTGAAGACGGAACAGGCCGCTGACGGCGACGAGGCTCTGCGTGTCATTGAAAAGACCGCGATTCACATGGTGTTGCTCGACGTGCACATGCCGCGAGTGACGGGACTGGACGTGATGCGGATTCTTTCGCAACGTCCCAATGCAATGCCATATGTTTTGATGAGCGCTTTGATGGATGAAGCTATCGAGCGTGAAGCGGCCCGAATGCGAGCGTACAAAATTCTTCGTAAGCCGGTTCGTTTAGGCAAGCTTCGGGAAATCGTGTGCGGCGGTCTGACCGAGACTTATGGTTGGCTTCCACCGGAATGACGGACGGTGGCAGCGACGTCGAACAAACCTCGTCGTCCAAGTTGCATCGAGCGTTGGTGAATCCGTATGCGACGTCGATGCGGTTGGATGGAACGGACCCCAATCCGGCGACCAATTCCGATCAAGTTGGAATTTATCTCGCTTTCGATGGCGAAATCACTTCGGATGACATTCGGCGATTGATACCACAACGCGGATTGGGGTTTCTATTGGCGGTGTTGATGTGGGGATTTCTTATTCCTGCGTTTGTAATTGGTGGGACTGTCGTCTCGATCAATGCGGTGCGGAATGGTTTTGATTCCGAGACATTTACCAAGCTTGTCTGCTGTTTTGGAGTCGCGAGTGGATTCGCTCTCGCTACGCAGTATGTCAGTCCTGGCAGACGGATGCGTCGTGCGTTGAAGCAACGCCCCGATTTGGTCGGGCGTGCCGTCGGCCGATTCGTTGCCAATGGTTTGTTGTTCAACGACGGCGAACGAACCCACTACTTGAACGCGGACTACTGCAGACGGGCTGAGTTGAACCGTCACGGTGTAAAAGTTCCGTTGTTGGAGGGAGGTCCATACGTCCAGCTTTATTTGGCCAAGCGGTTGTTCGATCGGTTCGAGTCATCTGTGTGGAAACAGCTTGAATCCGTCTGGCGCGAACATGATGCGTCGCAGTTGGATCTGGACGCTGTCATGGAATCCAATTGCAAGCAGTTAGGAGTCCGCCCGGATTCGGCCGTTACATTCGACGGGCAAGTCACGCTTCAGATGCCGGTGGACCATGGAGCGGTGCGTGGAATCATGTATCGCAACGGTGGACTGGTGGTTACTTACGGAGTCGGGATGTCGGTCGCCTGGCATTTCGGTTTCACCGTGTTGGCGGTCGGATCATTGCTGTTGATGCTCGGCACGTTGCGATACTTTTACAACAGTTGGCGTTGGATGGCGGTTCCGTCTCAGGAATTTTCGTGGCGCCAGCGTGGATGGATCAGCGAAGATGAAGTTGTCAGCGTCAATGAAACGAATGGCATCCGTCTGTTTCGCAGCGAGTACCTGAGAACCGAATGGATTGACGAGAAACTGGTTTGGCATCTAGGAAACAATCGAGCGATGTATTTTTCTCGCGAACACTTTGAAAGCGATGGAGACTGGAACTGGATTTGTGAAACCAGTTCGCTCGAGTCAGCGTCCGCGTCCGAATGACAGGATGGTTTCGACCATCGTTTCCACACACTGATCGATGTCCGGAGCCGAATTGGCCTCGAAGGATCCGAGGCCGCGAATTTCGGAGAACGATCGCAGCCAGGTTTCTTGTCGTCGAGCCAATCGCCGGGTGTGAAAGACGACTTGTTCCGCCGCGGTCTCCGGGGTGTCGCCCGCTGCGATCGCTTCGATGATCTCGCGGTAGCCAACCGCTTGGCGTGATGTCTTGGAGAGCGGTTGATCGAGAGCCAATAGGCCTTGCACCTCGGCAACCAAACCTTCCGCGAACATCTCGTCGACGCGTGTTTCGATTCGTTGATGCAGAATCGGACGAGGCACACGAAGTGCAAAGACCAAACCGTCGTCGCTGGAACGTGCGGAGTCGAACTGCAGTTGGCGATGGCTGATCGGTGTTCCGGTCGCACGAGCGAACTCGAGTGCCCGAATCATTCGCCGTGAGTCGCCCGCATCGATCTTTGCCGCCGACAACGGATCGACTTGTTGCAATCGTTCTCGGAGTGCGCTAATTCCATGTTGACGCAGATCTTCTTCGACTGCGTTTCGAAACGCTTCGTCGGCAGGCGGGCCAGCATCGAACCCACGCAGAACGCCTTTCAAGTACATCGGCGTGCCACCGACAAACATGGGAAGTTTTCCCCGTTTCAGAATGTCTTGGATGCGCGCGTGAGCGGATTGCAGATATTCGGCGACGCTGAACTCATCCCAGGGATCGACCAAATCGATCAAATGGTGGGGGGCTCGGGTTAGTTGTTCGGGGGTGGGCTTCGCCGAGCCGATGTCCATGCCGCGGTAGACCGCGATGGCGTCGAGCGAAAGGATTTCAATTTCTTGCCGGCCTTTCGTTTTGGATGCCAAAGTTTCCGCGACCCGCAGGGCCAGTTCTGTTTTGCCCGAAGCGGTCGGACCGGTCAGAACGATCACGTCATCGAACAATGGGGCAAAGGGCTGGGATCGCGTGTCAGGTTGCATCTCGAAAGTCAGCTGATGTGGTAAACTGGATTGTTCACAAGAGACCGTGATCCAGGAAAGGGGGCAACCCGAGTGGGCATGACTTACTTTCGCCGTTACCGCATGGAGATGAATCTGCGCGAGTGGAGCGGTTCTTGGGACGCACCTGATTTAGCCGCTCGCGGTTACGAATGGGTGGCGTTTGAAGAAGGATTGGTCCGCGAACATGCGGCGGCCAAATTTCAGTCCTTCCGCAGCGAAATGGACGCGGATGTGTTTCCTTGTCTTGGACGCCGCGACGGTTGCCTGAGATTGATGCGAGAAATTTCCAGTCGTGCCGCGTTTGTTCCGGAGGCGACTTGGTTGATTCGTTATCGAGATCGTCCGGGAGGCCGACCGATTCCTGTGGGCACCATCCAAGGGTTGGATCTGGATGAGTGGGGCGCGGTGCAAAACTTGGGCGTCGTCCCGGAACACCGCGGCAATGGCTTGGGCCGTTTGCTGATGATGCGATCCGCATCGGGGTTCAAATCCGCGGGGCTGAAACGCATGCACCTGGAAGTCACGACCGCAAACACGCATGCGGTTCGACTGTACGAGCGAATTGGATTCCGCCAAGCAAAAGTGGTCTACAAAGCTTGCGAAGTCGCAGGCGTTTGAATCGAGTTTTCCCGCGAACGATTGCTTTAGGCGTCAAATAGCATCCGACGGATTTCGCCTAGCCAGCCATGGTGATGGCGACGCAGTCGAACTGATTGCTTGGCCTTTGCAACGGCAGCATCGAAGTGTGATGGCGACAGAAACATTTCGGCGGTGTGAGGCAACTCGGCAGCGGTCGCCAACCGGTCGATCAAGCCTCGGTGGTAGATCGACAGACCGTGTGCTCGGCAAAGGTCCATCGTCAGTGCGTCGCTGGTTGGGACTTCCGGTTCGCGTGTTCGGTAGTACCAGGTCACACCGCCGGCAATCGCTGTCAAGGCGAGCACGACGCCGACGATCACGATCATCGGGATCGATGAATCTTCCGACACGACTTGGTATTGCGGAGCCAAGTCGGTCATGCGCGTGACATTCATCAGCGGCAGTGAATGGCTGATGTCGGAGTCGGCGAAGAAAGGAGTGACCTGCGTGAGATCCATGTTAGCGGGTGAGATCATACCGTCAGTCCTCGTTCTTCCATTGCCGCAACCGCTGCATCGCGGAGTGACCCATTTTGGATGGTGCAAAGTTCTCGCAACACAGCTTCGGATTGAGATCCGGTTCCGCGTGCCAGTGCTTGGGCGGTCCGAAGTTTTGCCGATTGGTGGTCTGTCTGAGCAATTTGTCGAAGCGGATCGATCATCAAATCAATCAAGCCAAGAGACTCAGCGAACGCGATTGCATCCAGTCGGTTCTGCATGACCGCATGGCGAAGTCCCTGGCGAATCATGTCCAGAGTGCTAGCGTCAGTTTGCATCAGGACACGACCAAGTTGCTGCCCAACCTCAAGTGAAAGTTCCGCGAAAACGGGGAGCACCTCGGCGGTGTTCAGATGAGCAAGCAGTGCTTGAGCCGCATGGGCGAGCGGTTTGGACTCGTGATCGGAAAGGTCGATCAATTTGTCGAGCAATTTGATTGGCCGATCGAGTCCGGCGTCTTGCTGGACGTTGTCGGATGGGTTGGTGTTCTCATTCAGGGCCGCTCGATGCTCGACCGAATCTTCTAGAACCGTGACCCAGTCGGCCAATTGTGGCGCTTCGATGCGTTTCAAACACAGTTCCGCGGCATGGGTCGCGTTGAGGCCGTCTCGTTCCAGCATGGCGAAGACCATGTGAATGGATTCGGTTTCGTGTGGCATCGCGATGGAGTAGGCGTTGCACATCGCCGCGTCGCGATCACTGCCGAGTGATCGCATGAACGACTCGCCGCCACGCAAGCAATCGGGCAATCCGTACTCGCGTAAATTGATCGTGGTGACCGGTGTGGGAGCGTCCCCGATGGTCTCGAGCAAGGTCTCACAGAATTTTGCATCGTGGCGACGCAACAACAATCCGATCACCGGCCCGGGGATCTTTCGACGTCGTATGAAGCCCGCCAAAAGTTGCAGAACCGATTGATGTTCACTGGTTCGCATCCGACGCAGGAGTGTTTCTTGCGTGGGCGATTCATCACCCATCAAACGCTGCAGTAGCGCATCGTTCCAATCTGATATGACCAGAAACGCATCCAGTAGATCGTTGTTTCGGTGAGCGTTGTATCTCTCGACGGAGGCTCCCAGACGCTCCGCGATTGATTGCCTGAATCGTTCCGCCTCAGGATCCATTCGCTCGCTATTGTTCCGGTGTCGGATCGTTTTGGACAGCGGACTTGCGAGTGACAAGGTGACTTCGCCCGAAGCGGCACGGATGAGCGAATCGTCATGGTTTTGTGCCAGGTCGATCAATGTAGCCAAGGCGGAAGTTTGGTTGAGGCAATCGACCATGTCGATCAGTCGCAATCCAATCGCCTGGTTCCATCCGCCTTTGGCAAGCTGCTTGGAGACAGCGGTGCCCAGGTAGCCGGCATCAACTTGGCCAGTGGATGTGGTCAGCACCGAGAGCAAGTCGTCGTGATACTTCTCGAAACGATTGATCA
Protein-coding regions in this window:
- a CDS encoding response regulator; this encodes MVDAGMIPTVLVTDDDADFRGVVCEALVRRGVKTEQAADGDEALRVIEKTAIHMVLLDVHMPRVTGLDVMRILSQRPNAMPYVLMSALMDEAIEREAARMRAYKILRKPVRLGKLREIVCGGLTETYGWLPPE
- a CDS encoding AAA family ATPase, which produces MNSKATPPAAPRGDASPQPPTASKTSAPKSANNAPADVSAVAELSKRVIGNVENAIVGKRKQLVLSMVAWLSGGHILLEDVPGVAKTMLARALAKSLGCHFKRVQCTPDLLPTDVTGTSIFNQKNSEFEFRPGPVFTQILLADEINRATPRTQASLLEAMAEARVTVDGKSYTLNPPFLVIATQNPVDHEGTFPLPEAQLDRFLMRFSLGYPSIEEELRMLDLLQFKHPVDSMSAVATAEQLVAAQQAIRSVHVDPRVRHYLLQIVHQTRHNENLALGGSPRATIALFRCSQAMAAIRGRTFVTPDDVKKIIAPVMNHRLILRPESRLRKLTTEKVLEEILSEIAVPTISS
- a CDS encoding GNAT family N-acetyltransferase yields the protein MGMTYFRRYRMEMNLREWSGSWDAPDLAARGYEWVAFEEGLVREHAAAKFQSFRSEMDADVFPCLGRRDGCLRLMREISSRAAFVPEATWLIRYRDRPGGRPIPVGTIQGLDLDEWGAVQNLGVVPEHRGNGLGRLLMMRSASGFKSAGLKRMHLEVTTANTHAVRLYERIGFRQAKVVYKACEVAGV
- the miaA gene encoding tRNA (adenosine(37)-N6)-dimethylallyltransferase MiaA, with the translated sequence MQPDTRSQPFAPLFDDVIVLTGPTASGKTELALRVAETLASKTKGRQEIEILSLDAIAVYRGMDIGSAKPTPEQLTRAPHHLIDLVDPWDEFSVAEYLQSAHARIQDILKRGKLPMFVGGTPMYLKGVLRGFDAGPPADEAFRNAVEEDLRQHGISALRERLQQVDPLSAAKIDAGDSRRMIRALEFARATGTPISHRQLQFDSARSSDDGLVFALRVPRPILHQRIETRVDEMFAEGLVAEVQGLLALDQPLSKTSRQAVGYREIIEAIAAGDTPETAAEQVVFHTRRLARRQETWLRSFSEIRGLGSFEANSAPDIDQCVETMVETILSFGRGR
- a CDS encoding DUF58 domain-containing protein, with the translated sequence MTDNGNASESPSDPPAPSRWLTIIVVCAIVVILGMVAGAGLWMTAAITVAAVVAIGNWVATQWSAGVVAVRLDSPEEGRDLEVVIGSLVPVTVEVTNQGKLPVAWVLAEDLIPRAATQQARQADGMAIDPRTTPLPIEGARLAVMALLPGQTKRIEYSVRCHRRGYFQIGPTVLETGDPVGMFRRYRLGARPMFVTVLPKVQLLSTYEIGSRRPIGEIKIRASSMTDPTRLRGIRQWQIGDPLRSVHWAATARTGILHSKVYEPSSVAGATIILDLHVDTNPDQHEPLRSDLTITTAASIAAALHDAGEPFGLATNGRDAADRIRTEGFRGDHRVRDASVKAASLKQLNERLRPVLVDVDRGPVHLKEMFRTLARLERTDGLTLAEFLVETESQLSSETTMLVMLQQATEADIAALVGLSRRGWAIAVVINTLDIDRYSRMAGPLLAERIHVSHLQDEDSIMDVCRAQMAR